Genomic segment of Terriglobia bacterium:
TGGGCTGGAAGGACATCTGGCAACTGAGAGCAATCCTAGGAAGAGGAGAAACAGAAAAAGCTGCGACTAAGCAGGAGGTCGCGTAACATGATCCCGAGCGCCGCTCTTCAACCTCCAACTAAAAGCGGGACACTCTCGCGCATCGTCCGCGAAGCTACTGAGCGGTCGAAGTAGGCGCTGGCGCTTTCGGGGCCGCAAGTTTCAGTTCAAACTGAAACCCAGGGCGTTTTCCGTACAATTCCTGCATTCTTTTTCGCAGTTCTTCCATGTCCGAGCACGTGCTTGCAATCCCGATCACCTTCCAGATGTGCTCAATTAACTTCTTGAGGCCATACTGCTCGTTCATCCACAGGAAGTAGTTCTGACCATGTATTGGCTTCGGCGCATTATCCCTCAGCCATTGCGCTACATCTGGGTCAAGGTACTCGTATATCAATTCCATCACCAATTTGCCCCAGTATTTCGGCCTCTGATGCAACGTTCCTTTCCAATTTGTTAACCTCCCGAACTGTACCCACAAATCATCGGGAAACGTCTTTTCCCACTTACGCATTTCCTCCGCAAGAAAGAGTTTGAGTTTTAGCTGCAGTTCATCAAGGGGCCGCTGTGCCTGATACCCTGTTGCCTCATCAACCAGCGCGATAATACCGACTTTGGCACACGCTCGAAGAAAGGCATTTGCGTTAATGGCAATCCGTACCTGCCTCTCAGTGAGGTTACCAGCGGTTTCTGCGGCCCTGGAATAGGCTTCGCACAGATCAATGAACTTCTCTACTGGCAAGCCCCAAGCGTATTTGGTGAAACCTTCTCCGCCGGTATCGAATTGAATCAAGGCCGGAATTTGGTCATTTTCTGCAGGCACTAAGTCGTTGGGAAGAAAGTCTCTTAGCGATTTCACTTTAATGTATTCTGCAAGCTGACCACCCTCGGTCTCGATCAGTGAAACCACGACACCCTTCAAGCTAAACACTCGCACGTCGTTGGCGAGGTGATAGCAAGGCAAGAGCTTCTCTCCGATTTGGAGTTCGCCCCACAGCTTCGCTTTCGGGACGTCGCCATGATTAACGACGGGGTCTATGGTTCTCTTTCTTGCCCATCGTTTGTCTGCGGCTGACTTAGCCAATTGGCTGCGTTGTTCAGGCGATAGCTTTTCCATGCGGCTTTTCCCGCCGAGAGAAGCGCGTTCTGCAGCAAACTCATCATTTCTGCGCATGGGGCAATAATAACTATGCCAGCAATAAAAAGCAAGCATTACTTTCTTTACATGCCAGCTTATGCTAGCTTATAATAGCTGGCATCATGAATCGCCTGTCGAATGAAACACGCAGCCAAGTGATAGCCGCCCTCGTCGAAGGTGTCTCGATCAATGGCACTTGCCGCATGACGGGCGTTGCGAAGCACACCGTACTCAGTCTTCTGCGTGATCTCGGCTGTGCCGCCGCTGCTTACCATCACCGCTACGTTCGCGGCCTCAAGGTGCGCCGGTTGCAGTGCGATGAAATCTGGAGCTTCGTGGGTGCGAAGAAGAAGAACGCCAGTCCCGAGAAGAAAGCCGAAGGATGGGGCGACGTTTGGACGTGGACCGCGATTGATGCAGATACAAAGCTGTGCGTCACGTATTTCATGGGCGGACGGGACAGGGCAGCCGCGTGGGAATTCATGCAGGATTGCGCTGTTCGCATCATCGGACGGCCACAAATC
This window contains:
- a CDS encoding P63C domain-containing protein gives rise to the protein MEKLSPEQRSQLAKSAADKRWARKRTIDPVVNHGDVPKAKLWGELQIGEKLLPCYHLANDVRVFSLKGVVVSLIETEGGQLAEYIKVKSLRDFLPNDLVPAENDQIPALIQFDTGGEGFTKYAWGLPVEKFIDLCEAYSRAAETAGNLTERQVRIAINANAFLRACAKVGIIALVDEATGYQAQRPLDELQLKLKLFLAEEMRKWEKTFPDDLWVQFGRLTNWKGTLHQRPKYWGKLVMELIYEYLDPDVAQWLRDNAPKPIHGQNYFLWMNEQYGLKKLIEHIWKVIGIASTCSDMEELRKRMQELYGKRPGFQFELKLAAPKAPAPTSTAQ